Proteins from a single region of Centropristis striata isolate RG_2023a ecotype Rhode Island chromosome 9, C.striata_1.0, whole genome shotgun sequence:
- the LOC131977645 gene encoding leucine-rich repeat-containing protein 15-like, with protein sequence MDLPLTFHVFLLLCSLNAAVWACPDGCKCQGTKVFCTGLSDSPTTVPSNTTALYFYNCSIYFLKPEDLANFSNALTIFVIKDTSLREVRTGTFDSTPHIGALGLTDTELQDLPETLFQNLQKLESLNLKSNKLLVLRPNWFSPLAGLKLLDLSKNLFTSVPVETFHPLTELLHLFLSGNNISQLPRETFKGLSNLKVLRLNKNLLQELPLGSLDYLGDLEELSLHDNLITHLHHDLFSKTLKLQKLFLSNNRLTSLPQGIFLSLPLLSQISLYENQLESLGPGVFGPMALQELWLYDNKLSSVVDDTFRNLTKLRLLVLSRNQINSVSNGAFRGLEQLGEVSLHTNLLTTLQAGTFQGLPNLVNISLEHNFISSLPLGFLKGVSNLGQIDLRNNSLPNLPQESLNALTAAKEILLQQNPWRCDKDILPLRDWLIQHPSKVNQTLVVCQTPFGLSGEVVALLADENILPLSPTEEPVLTSTEKRRKPQTPPARRSTSSPAVKTTPKSEPEEVTSGGQGETDVVSNDTSIMLIVIAVVATIIISTVIISCVCWKRNKRGSGNIGRRNKNSVL encoded by the coding sequence ATGGACCTGCCCCTGACCTTTCATGTGTTCCTACTTCTCTGTTCCCTCAACGCTGCTGTTTGGGCGTGTCCAGATGGATGCAAATGTCAAGGAACCAAAGTCTTTTGCACTGGCCTCTCGGACTCCCCGACAACTGTACCGTCAAATACCACCGCCCTCTACTTCTACAACTGCAGTATCTACTTCCTTAAACCAGAGGACCTGGCTAATTTCTCTAATGCCCTTACCATCTTTGTGATTAAAGACACTAGTCTCAGGGAAGTGCGTACTGGCACATTTGATTCCACTCCACACATAGGTGCCTTAGGGCTTACTGACACTGAACTGCAAGATCTCCCTGAGACCTTGTTCCAAAATCTCCAGAAGCTTGAGTCCCTGAATCTGAAGAGCAACAAGCTCCTGGTACTCCGCCCAAACTGGTTTTCCCCATTGGCAGGGCTGAAATTACTTGACCTCAGTAAGAACCTTTTCACTTCTGTACCTGTGGAAACATTTCACCCTCTTACTGAGCTGCTGCACCTTTTTCTTTCTGGAAACAATATCAGCCAACTACCTAGAGAGACATTCAAGGGCCTTTCTAATCTGAAAGTTTTAAGGCTTAACAAAAACTTGCTTCAGGAGCTCCCCCTTGGTAGTTTGGATTACCTTGGAGATCTGGAGGAACTATCCCTACATGACAATCTTATCACTCATCTCCACCATGACCTGTTCTCCAAGACTTTGAAACTCCAGAAGCTGTTCCTCTCCAACAACAGGCTCACATCTCTTCCACAAGGGATCTTCTTAAGCCTGCCCCTTCTTTCTCAGATCTCCCTGTATGAAAACCAGCTGGAGAGTCTCGGTCCCGGAGTATTTGGGCCCATGGCTCTGCAGGAATTGTGGCTGTATGACAACAAGCTGAGCAGTGTTGTGGATGACACATTCAGGAACCTCACCAAGTTGCGTCTGCTGGTTCTCAGCCGCAACCAGATCAACTCTGTATCCAACGGGGCCTTTAGAGGGTTGGAGCAGCTGGGAGAGGTATCACTTCACACCAATTTGCTCACAACCCTGCAGGCTGGGACTTTCCAAGGACTGCCCAATCTGGTTAACATTTCCTTGGAGCACAATTTCATCAGCTCCCTCCCTTTGGGTTTTCTCAAGGGCGTGAGTAACCTGGGACAGATAGACCTGCGAAATAACTCCCTTCCAAACCTGCCACAGGAGAGTCTAAATGCCCTCACAGCAGCAAAGGAAATTCTCTTGCAGCAGAACCCCTGGAGGTGTGACAAGGATATTCTCCCACTTAGAGACTGGCTGATACAGCACCCATCCAAAGTCAACCAAACTCTTGTGGTTTGTCAAACACCATTCGGTCTGAGTGGTGAGGTAGTTGCTCTGCTGGCAGATGAGAACATCCTGCCTCTCAGCCCTACAGAGGAGCCTGTGTTGACCTCaacagagaagaggaggaaaccCCAGACTCCTCCAGCGAGACGAAGCACTTCCTCACCTGCAGTCAAGACCACTCCCAAGTCAGAGCCTGAGGAGGTCACCAGCGGCGGACAAGGGGAGACGGATGTAGTTTCTAATGATACTTCAATCATGCTCATTGTCATCGCAGTAGTGGccaccatcatcatcagcaCTGTCATCATTAGCTGTGTGTGCTGGAAGAGGAACAAGAGAGGCAGCGGAAATATAGGCCGCAGAAATAAGAACTCTGTGCTGTAG